One Setaria italica strain Yugu1 chromosome I, Setaria_italica_v2.0, whole genome shotgun sequence DNA window includes the following coding sequences:
- the LOC101761922 gene encoding uncharacterized protein LOC101761922 isoform X1 yields the protein MCSGSKMKEMIGSGIFAASGETDNSDASSGATNPPNKTTLRMYQQTVTGMSQITFSAEGSVSPKKLSSLPEVAKQRELSGTLESEADSKTAKQISESKSKELSGSDIFGPPPEVPARPLAARNLELRGNLDFALPQPRSIHTSVKVSNPAGGRSNIVFGEEPVVKTAKKIHDQKFHELTGNNIFKEDAPPGAGEKALSTAKLREMSGNNIFADGKVASRDYFGGVRKPPGGESSIALV from the exons ATGTGCTCTGGCTCAAAGATGAAAGAGATGATTGGGAGTGGAATATTTGCTGCGTCCGGTGAAACTGATAATTCTGATGCTAGTTCTGGTGCAACAAATCCTCCTAACAAAACTACTTTGAGGATGTATCAG CAGACTGTCACTGGCATGAGTCAGATAACATTTAGCGCAGAGGGAAGTGTGTCCCCCAAGAAGCTATCCTCATTGCCTGAGGTGGCGAAGCAACGAGAGCTTAGTGGCACGCTGGAGAGTGAAGCTGATTCTAAAACGGCGAAGCAGATCTCAGAATCAAAGAGCAAGGAGCTGAGTGGGAGTGATATATTTGGACCACCCCCTGAGGTTCCTGCTAGGCCCTTGGCTGCTCGCAATCTGGAACTGCGAGGAAACTTGGATTTTGCACTACCTCAGCCAAGAAGCATTCACACGTCAGTTAAAGTATCCAAT CCTGCTGGAGGTCGGAGCAACATCGTTTTCGGTGAGGAACCAGTGGTCAAGACAGCAAAAAAGATTCACGATCAGAAATTCCACGAGCTGACTGGAAACAACATCTTCAAAGAAGATGCGCCCCCTGGTGCAGGAGAGAAGGCCCTGAGCACGGCGAAATTGAGGGAAATGAGTGGCAACAACATCTTCGCCGATGGAAAAGTGGCTTCCCGAGACTACTTTGGCGGCGTCCGGAAGCCTCCTGGTGGCGAGAGCAGCATTGCGTTGGTCTAG
- the LOC101756679 gene encoding glycine-rich cell wall structural protein 1.0-like: MADGNRSAKGKQVVVDDRDEHGPDSPMIGGGGGAEPSHRGQVHQAGYWSVGGVAFVRGAVRHPYDGGYVSYGGAGIPDPVGWNAAGTNGGSGSYGGSNGGASYGGLGGTAGAVGWDGTATSGGDGSYGSSNGGASYGGNDGSRAVDRRGGGYDGVRATGQWPAGNDCGSLSFPSPFTGAGTSGPQHAGPGYWPAGNGGGSAPFPSPFTCAGAGIPGPHHARTGNSWHTGAGHEFNYRGNGGGGATFPSQLDGYMEQLDSFISRSLTSLSIRDRGRGESLLARGRRHLYDLVNHGRHCGRSCSSTPATCRTPLSPGPAVATATRTGGGGWRT; encoded by the exons ATGGCAGATGGGAACCGATCTGCCAAGGGCAAGCAAGTCGTCGTCGACGACCGCGACGAGCATGGCCCTGACAGCCCCatgatcggcggcggcggtggtgctgagCCATCTCATCGCGGGCAAGTCCACCAGGCCGGTTACTGGAGCGTCGGCGGCGTTGCGTTCGTACGTGGAGCCGTTCGTCATCCTTACGACGGCGGCTACGTTAGCTATGGTGGCGCCGGCATTCCTGATCCCGTAGGCTGGAACGCCGCTGGTACAAACGGCGGCAGTGGAAGCTACGGGGGCAGCAACGGAGGCGCCAGCtacggcggcctcggcggcacCGCTGGTGCTGTTGGCTGGGATGGTACTGCCACAAGCGGCGGCGATGGAAGCTACGGGAGCAGCAACGGAGGCGCCAGCTACGGCGGCAACGACGGCAGCCGCGCCGTTGACAGACGTGGTGGTGGCTATGATGGC GTCCGGGCTACTGGCCAGTGGCCAGCCGGCAACGACTGTGGCAGCTTATCCTTCCCATCGCCTTTCACCGGCGCCGGTACCTCTGGGCCCCAGCATGCAGGTCCGGGCTACTGGCCAGCCGGCAACGGCGGTGGCAGCGCACCCTTCCCCTCGCCTTTcacctgcgccggcgccggcatccCTGGGCCCCATCATGCACGTACGGGTAACAGCTGGCACACTGGTGCCGGGCACGAGTTCAATTATcgtggcaacggcggcggcggtgcgacCTTTCCCTCGCAGCTCGACGGGTACATGGAGCAACTTGACAGCTTCATCTCCAGGTCGCTGACATCTCtcagcatccgcgaccgcggccgcggcgaaAGCCTCCTCGCGCGCGGCAGGCGCCACCTGTACGATTTGGTGAACCATGGGCGGCACTGCGGCAGGAGCTGCAGCTCAACGCCGGCGACCTGCAGAACGCCCCTTTCCCCGGGCCCGGCCGTGGCCACGGCGACCCGTACGGGGGGAGGAGGCTGGAGGACGTGA
- the LOC101761922 gene encoding uncharacterized protein LOC101761922 isoform X2 codes for MCSGSKMKEMIGSGIFAASGETDNSDASSGATNPPNKTTLRMYQTVTGMSQITFSAEGSVSPKKLSSLPEVAKQRELSGTLESEADSKTAKQISESKSKELSGSDIFGPPPEVPARPLAARNLELRGNLDFALPQPRSIHTSVKVSNPAGGRSNIVFGEEPVVKTAKKIHDQKFHELTGNNIFKEDAPPGAGEKALSTAKLREMSGNNIFADGKVASRDYFGGVRKPPGGESSIALV; via the exons ATGTGCTCTGGCTCAAAGATGAAAGAGATGATTGGGAGTGGAATATTTGCTGCGTCCGGTGAAACTGATAATTCTGATGCTAGTTCTGGTGCAACAAATCCTCCTAACAAAACTACTTTGAGGATGTATCAG ACTGTCACTGGCATGAGTCAGATAACATTTAGCGCAGAGGGAAGTGTGTCCCCCAAGAAGCTATCCTCATTGCCTGAGGTGGCGAAGCAACGAGAGCTTAGTGGCACGCTGGAGAGTGAAGCTGATTCTAAAACGGCGAAGCAGATCTCAGAATCAAAGAGCAAGGAGCTGAGTGGGAGTGATATATTTGGACCACCCCCTGAGGTTCCTGCTAGGCCCTTGGCTGCTCGCAATCTGGAACTGCGAGGAAACTTGGATTTTGCACTACCTCAGCCAAGAAGCATTCACACGTCAGTTAAAGTATCCAAT CCTGCTGGAGGTCGGAGCAACATCGTTTTCGGTGAGGAACCAGTGGTCAAGACAGCAAAAAAGATTCACGATCAGAAATTCCACGAGCTGACTGGAAACAACATCTTCAAAGAAGATGCGCCCCCTGGTGCAGGAGAGAAGGCCCTGAGCACGGCGAAATTGAGGGAAATGAGTGGCAACAACATCTTCGCCGATGGAAAAGTGGCTTCCCGAGACTACTTTGGCGGCGTCCGGAAGCCTCCTGGTGGCGAGAGCAGCATTGCGTTGGTCTAG
- the LOC101761518 gene encoding 40S ribosomal protein S12: MADQETPVAVEAPTPVLGEPMDLMTALQLVMKKSSAHDGLVKGLRESAKVIEKHAAQLCVLAEDCDQPDYVKLVKALCSEHNVHLVTVPSAKTLGEWAGLCKIDSEGKARKVVGCSCVVVKDYGEESEGLNIVQEYVKSH; the protein is encoded by the exons ATGGC GGATCAGGAGACCCCGGTTGCGGTTGAGGCACCTACCCCGGTTCTTGGGGAGCCGATGGACTTGATGACTGCCCTGCAGCTCGTCATGAAGAAGTCAAGTGCTCATGATGGGCTTGTGAAGGGCCTTCGTGAGTCAGCCAAGGTCATCGAGAAGCATGCTGCCCAGCTTTGCGTGCTTGCTGAGGACTGTGACCAGCCTGATTATGTCAAACTGGTGAAGGCACTGTGCTCTGAGCACAATGTTCATCTGGTTACTGTGCCTAGTGCCAAAACTCTTGGCGAGTGGGCTGGG CTTTGCAAGATTGACTCTGAGGGCAAGGCAAGGAAGGTTGTGGGCTGCTCCTGTGTCGTTGTCAAG GACTACGGTGAAGAATCTGAGGGCCTTAACATAGTGCAGGAGTACGTCAAATCCCACTAA